In Patescibacteria group bacterium, the genomic window AGATTTATAATTTAAAAAATAGCACTTTAGATACCTATATAAGCCGATATTTAAAAAATAGAGAAATTATTGCCTTAAAAAGAGGTATGTATATATCTAATAATTTTTACCATAAAAATAGTGATGATCTTTCTTATATATACTTTTTAGCAAATATTATCAGAAAACCTTCATACATTAGTTCGTGGACGGCTCTAGAGTATTATGGTTTATCTACAGAAGTAATAAATAGTACTATTTCAGTAACAACAAAGGTAACTAGAAATTATGAAACTAAAATTGGAAATTTTACCTATAAATCTATAAAAAATGATTTATTTACCAATTTTTCCTTAATAAATAAAAAATTTAATTTTTATATTGCCCCACCCTCAAAAGCACTTTTTGACATGCTATATTTTAAAACACGTCAATATAAAGACGTAAAATATCATGATATAGATCTATTGATTAAAGAGTTACGTGTTGATATTAAGTCAATGGATAAAAAAGAGGTAAAAAAATTTAATTTAATGATAAAAGATTACTATGATTATGGATAATCAAATTATTTTATTAATTAAAAAAAAGCTACGAGAAATACCTGTTACTAGTGGACCGGTAGCTTTAATAAAAAGAAATTCCGCTAAGGAGCAATTACAATATTATGTTTTAAACTTTATTTATAATAATTCTAAATATAATAAGTGGATTATGTATGGTGGATCAGCTCTTCGTATTTGTCACAAATTAAATAGAATGTCAGTAGACTTAGATTTTGAAGTTAATCATAAAATTACTAATAAATTTTTAGGTGATTTTGAAAGTAAGATAGTTTCTTATTTTAAAAATGATTATAATGTTGATTCAGGAATACTTACTACTAGTATTAATAATAAAAGAGGTATTACATTAAAGTTTAAAATTGGAGATAAGATTGGATTGAATTTTGCTTCAAAGATTGTAAAAGTTAAGATTGACTTGAATTATTTTAAAGTTCCTGAAACTGTCGTGGTAGAAAATCATCCTATTAATGAAGATCAATTTTCTTTTATTATCAGAACATACAACATGTCTGCCTTAATGTCCAGTAAAATAGCGGCTATTTTTTTACGTGGTAAACGTGGAGTGGGAAAAGAAATTTATAAAGAAAAAGGCAGGGACATTTATGATTTATTGTGGTATATGTCAAAAAAAACTATTCCCGATTTGGATTATTTAAATGCCAAGAAAATTAATTTTAATAATCCAAAAGATCTTTTTGATAAGTTAACTGTTAAGATATTAAATAATAAAAAAACAGATAAAAATCTTAAACAAGATTTACCGCCTCTTTTTTTAGATCAAGCATATATAAATAACTGGATTAATAATTGGCGAGATAGCTACTTATATTTATTAAAAGAATATAAATTTTCAAGTGTGAAAGATTTAAAAAAAATAGAAGTAATTCAAGATTTTTCTACGGGTATATATTCATTTGTATATTTTTATAACAGTAAGGAAAGTACTCTAATAAGAATAATATTTAATATTAGTGAATATTGGATTGATTTTAAAGAGGGAAATTTATCCATTGAAATTAGTAAAAATGTTAAAGACCATTTTGATTTTAAAACTAGAGTAATTACTAATCGCCCCTCATCTAAAAAGAAATTGATGCAATATGCTGAATTATTTCTTCGAAAAACTGAAAAATATTTCAAAAAGTCTAACAATATAATTATGAACAACACTATTTCTACTAAGGTTATTCGCATGACATCTGATAATTTAAAATTAGAAAAAGAAATTCTGTTAAATAAAGAGACTCTTATTAAATGTGAATTAGAAGACTTATTGCCGTAAAATCTTTAGAAATAGAAATTAATAATTTGTTAAAATAACATGAAAGCTTTAATCTTGCCTGGTAATAACAATACTTTAATCACCAACAATTGGTATCTTTTTGTTAAAGAAAAATTAGAAAAACTGGGTCTAGAAATCACAGCCAAAAATATGCCGGATCCGAAATAGCCCACCGAAAAATTTGGTTGCTCTTTATAAAAAAGAGACTTGAGGGAGACGAAAATTCCATTTTAATTGACCACTCCACTGGAGCGGTAGCCACTTTGCGTTATCTTGAAAAAAATAAATGCCGTTTGGTAATATTAGTATCTTGTTATTATACTGATCTTGATGATAAAATGAAAAAAAAGTGGTTATTTTGATGATCCTTGGTTATGGAAGAAAATAAAAAATAATGCTGGGAAAATAGTTATTTTTACCTCAAGGGATGACCCTTATATTCCTATTGACCAACCGCGTTTAATTAAAGAAAAAGTTGAGGCCGAGT contains:
- a CDS encoding nucleotidyl transferase AbiEii/AbiGii toxin family protein, with protein sequence MIMDNQIILLIKKKLREIPVTSGPVALIKRNSAKEQLQYYVLNFIYNNSKYNKWIMYGGSALRICHKLNRMSVDLDFEVNHKITNKFLGDFESKIVSYFKNDYNVDSGILTTSINNKRGITLKFKIGDKIGLNFASKIVKVKIDLNYFKVPETVVVENHPINEDQFSFIIRTYNMSALMSSKIAAIFLRGKRGVGKEIYKEKGRDIYDLLWYMSKKTIPDLDYLNAKKINFNNPKDLFDKLTVKILNNKKTDKNLKQDLPPLFLDQAYINNWINNWRDSYLYLLKEYKFSSVKDLKKIEVIQDFSTGIYSFVYFYNSKESTLIRIIFNISEYWIDFKEGNLSIEISKNVKDHFDFKTRVITNRPSSKKKLMQYAELFLRKTEKYFKKSNNIIMNNTISTKVIRMTSDNLKLEKEILLNKETLIKCELEDLLP